Proteins encoded by one window of Salmonirosea aquatica:
- a CDS encoding SusC/RagA family TonB-linked outer membrane protein produces MKISSLQILLAVTIVQVSFALSSNAQELLNRRVSFQVQNQSVESFLKMIEQQANVRLLFSREIIQSKRKISYQASNEKLSRVLDQVLTPLNLGYEVAGQQIVIKRSYVPASTPSSGRSSSVDANITESLEVEITGRVVGEDGNALPGVNIQVKSTTQGTSTDAEGRYRLVIQERDNTTLIFSYIGYTTQEVEVGTQTTINVTMAVDDKTLEEVVVVGYGTQRKRDVTGSVVSVSEETLKEVPAPNLVNQLKGRAAGVTIVSNGSTPGSQGQIRIRGNRTLTTGNGDGLDGPLVVVDGIPFGGLNDINPNDIASLEILKDASATAIYGSRGAGGVILITTKRGKIGKPVISYDGYHGVTTIMGKYNVMNGQEYAQFKEDAATYNRTAPGTSGYLLTPKETEALAAGISTDWQDLIYQPGFNTNHQLGLQGGVENTQYSLGLGYFNETGIIPSQNFQRFNIRATIDQRIGKHVKLGLNTLNTVTYQNTPGGGGIPGGLVRLTPWPLRIIKMVR; encoded by the coding sequence ATGAAGATCTCAAGCCTCCAAATTCTACTGGCAGTCACCATCGTCCAGGTTAGTTTTGCCTTGAGCAGTAATGCTCAGGAGCTTTTAAATCGCCGGGTGAGCTTTCAGGTACAAAACCAATCCGTCGAATCATTTCTTAAAATGATCGAGCAACAGGCTAATGTCAGGTTGCTTTTCAGCCGGGAGATTATCCAGTCCAAACGTAAAATCTCCTATCAGGCATCCAACGAAAAACTTTCACGCGTACTTGATCAGGTTTTAACCCCTTTGAACCTGGGGTATGAAGTCGCAGGACAGCAGATTGTCATTAAGCGAAGTTACGTTCCGGCTTCCACTCCCAGCTCCGGTCGAAGCTCATCGGTTGATGCCAATATTACGGAAAGCCTGGAGGTAGAAATTACGGGGCGGGTAGTTGGTGAAGATGGCAACGCCCTTCCCGGAGTCAATATTCAGGTAAAGTCCACTACCCAGGGAACAAGTACCGACGCCGAAGGCAGATACCGACTGGTAATCCAGGAAAGGGATAACACCACGCTGATTTTTTCCTATATAGGCTACACGACGCAGGAGGTAGAGGTGGGTACTCAGACGACGATCAATGTAACGATGGCAGTCGATGACAAGACGCTCGAAGAAGTGGTAGTTGTGGGGTACGGTACGCAACGCAAGCGGGATGTTACCGGGTCAGTCGTTTCGGTGAGTGAAGAAACATTGAAGGAAGTACCTGCTCCCAACCTGGTCAATCAGTTGAAAGGACGCGCTGCCGGGGTTACCATTGTTAGCAATGGCTCTACACCGGGTTCGCAGGGGCAAATCAGAATCCGGGGAAACCGAACCCTGACGACCGGTAATGGTGACGGTCTGGATGGGCCTTTGGTCGTTGTCGATGGAATCCCGTTCGGGGGATTGAATGATATCAACCCGAATGATATCGCCAGCCTTGAAATTTTGAAAGATGCCTCAGCCACGGCCATTTACGGTTCGAGAGGGGCCGGCGGGGTGATTCTAATTACGACGAAGCGTGGGAAAATAGGAAAACCCGTCATCAGTTATGACGGCTATCATGGCGTAACTACCATCATGGGCAAATACAATGTCATGAATGGCCAGGAATATGCCCAGTTCAAAGAAGATGCCGCCACATACAACCGTACCGCCCCGGGGACCTCGGGCTACCTGCTTACTCCCAAGGAAACGGAAGCTTTGGCAGCGGGCATTTCGACCGACTGGCAGGATTTGATTTATCAGCCTGGCTTTAATACCAACCATCAACTGGGTTTGCAGGGAGGAGTAGAAAACACTCAGTACTCACTCGGACTTGGCTACTTCAATGAAACGGGTATTATTCCAAGCCAAAATTTTCAAAGGTTCAACATCCGGGCCACCATCGACCAGCGAATCGGCAAGCACGTGAAGCTGGGATTGAATACCCTTA
- a CDS encoding alpha/beta hydrolase-fold protein — MGYAQTIEKEAPKGFDQVRAGIATGKIDTISYPSKTVGTTRRALIYTPPGYDKKTKYPVLYLLHGIGGDEKEWLKGGSPQVILDNLYAEGKIKPMIVVMPNGRAMKDDRAVGNVFEKDKVEAFATFEKDLLNDLIPFIEKKYPTLTDQEHRAIAGLSMGGGQSLNFGLGNLDKFAWVGGFSSAPNTKLPQELVPDPEEAKKKLKLLWISCGDQDGLITFSKRTHDYLYQHEVPHIYYIEPGVHDFKVWKNGLYMFSQFLFKPVDTASLTKYSVLGTPASTNVRNAKYPQILPDNRVVFRIKAPDAQKVQFDLGKKYEAVKDTSGFWTVTTEPISRGFHYYSLLIDGVPVVDPASETFYGMGRMASGIEIPFPGSGYYTIKEVPHGDVRTKQYYSKALDAWREMYVYTPPGYDQSDEKYPVLYLLHGGGEDQRGWATQGKTNVILDNLIAEGKAKPMIVAMLDGNVSSGGLAGFNENILRAFENELKVAAIPFVENNFRVKADAKSRALAGLSMGGLQTLYAGIKNTDQFAYLGVFSSGWFANNPKLSDPQYEFMKNNAQTINSNLKELWISMGGKEDIAYQNSQVMLKKFDDMGIKYQYSEYAGGHTWPVWRHDLMEFSQLLFK, encoded by the coding sequence ATGGGCTACGCTCAGACCATCGAGAAAGAAGCACCCAAGGGCTTCGATCAGGTACGTGCGGGCATTGCCACTGGCAAAATCGATACGATTAGCTACCCTTCCAAAACGGTGGGTACCACCCGCCGGGCGCTGATCTATACCCCGCCAGGCTATGATAAAAAAACCAAGTACCCGGTACTGTACCTGCTGCACGGGATAGGGGGTGATGAAAAAGAATGGCTGAAAGGCGGTAGTCCGCAGGTGATTCTGGACAATCTGTACGCCGAAGGGAAAATAAAGCCGATGATCGTGGTGATGCCCAATGGCCGGGCCATGAAGGACGACCGGGCGGTGGGGAATGTATTTGAAAAAGACAAAGTTGAGGCCTTTGCCACGTTTGAAAAAGACCTGCTGAATGACCTGATTCCCTTTATCGAAAAAAAGTACCCTACCCTCACCGACCAAGAGCACCGCGCCATTGCCGGTCTGTCGATGGGCGGCGGTCAATCACTGAACTTTGGCTTGGGGAATCTTGATAAATTCGCCTGGGTAGGTGGGTTTTCATCGGCGCCCAATACCAAACTACCCCAGGAGCTGGTACCTGATCCCGAGGAAGCCAAAAAGAAACTGAAACTCCTCTGGATTTCCTGCGGCGATCAGGATGGGCTGATTACGTTCAGCAAACGTACCCACGACTATCTTTATCAGCACGAGGTACCACACATTTACTACATCGAGCCCGGCGTACACGATTTCAAAGTGTGGAAGAATGGCCTGTACATGTTCTCCCAATTTCTCTTCAAACCGGTAGATACCGCTTCGTTGACAAAGTATTCCGTACTGGGTACCCCAGCTTCGACCAATGTGCGGAATGCAAAATATCCGCAGATTCTGCCCGATAACCGGGTCGTGTTCCGGATAAAGGCTCCCGATGCGCAGAAGGTACAGTTTGATCTGGGCAAAAAGTACGAGGCCGTTAAAGACACGAGCGGATTCTGGACCGTAACTACCGAGCCCATTAGCCGGGGCTTTCATTACTACTCCCTACTCATCGATGGGGTACCCGTCGTCGATCCCGCCAGTGAAACTTTCTACGGCATGGGACGCATGGCCAGCGGCATCGAAATTCCCTTTCCGGGGAGCGGCTACTACACCATAAAGGAGGTACCCCACGGCGATGTGCGGACCAAACAGTACTATTCCAAAGCCCTGGATGCTTGGCGCGAGATGTACGTGTATACTCCACCCGGCTACGACCAATCCGACGAAAAGTACCCCGTGCTGTACCTGTTGCACGGCGGCGGAGAAGATCAGCGGGGCTGGGCCACGCAGGGAAAAACGAACGTCATTCTGGATAATCTGATCGCCGAAGGCAAAGCCAAACCCATGATCGTGGCGATGCTGGACGGAAACGTGAGCAGCGGCGGTCTGGCCGGATTCAACGAAAACATACTGCGGGCCTTTGAAAACGAATTGAAGGTCGCCGCCATTCCTTTCGTGGAAAACAACTTCCGGGTGAAGGCCGACGCCAAAAGCCGAGCCTTGGCGGGCCTCTCCATGGGCGGACTCCAAACCCTGTACGCGGGCATCAAGAACACCGATCAATTTGCGTATCTGGGCGTATTTAGCTCGGGCTGGTTTGCCAACAACCCCAAGCTGTCTGATCCGCAGTACGAGTTTATGAAAAACAACGCGCAGACCATCAACAGTAATTTGAAGGAGCTGTGGATTTCGATGGGCGGCAAGGAGGACATCGCCTATCAGAACTCCCAGGTCATGCTCAAAAAATTCGATGACATGGGAATCAAGTACCAGTACAGCGAGTACGCCGGCGGCCATACCTGGCCGGTCTGGCGCCACGACCTAATGGAATTTTCACAGCTCCTCTTTAAGTAG
- a CDS encoding esterase, with product MNRSLFLLLALLTAFTSAMAQRPPALSSPDVHPDHTITFRYFSKNAQNVTLNGEFLKAPMAMTKDTAGIWSVTVPPVKPDIYPYSFTVDNVQMSDPNNTYIFANERFKRSIVEVPGDQPLVHSLQNVPHGKVSYRYYKSSTLDTTRTLLVYTPPNFDPKAKTQYPVLYLIHGGSDTEETWIKVGRANLIADNLIAQGKAKPMLIVMPYGNVRPAPMADFTKDVVNDIIPFVEANYPVIKDSKGRAVAGFSVGGGQTLNIGLTNPDKFAYVCSYAPYTATEEFKKNFSDWSPNADAMNKQLKLFTVSVGTEDFLYEPVKQNIAMFNEKKINVKPLIVPGGHTWMNCKLYLANTLPQLFK from the coding sequence ATGAATCGCTCCCTGTTTTTACTTCTTGCCCTGCTGACGGCGTTTACGTCGGCCATGGCGCAACGTCCCCCCGCGCTCAGCTCGCCCGACGTGCATCCCGACCATACCATCACCTTTCGGTATTTTTCAAAAAATGCCCAGAATGTGACTCTAAATGGAGAATTTCTGAAAGCTCCAATGGCGATGACGAAGGATACCGCCGGAATCTGGAGCGTCACGGTACCCCCAGTGAAGCCGGATATCTACCCGTACAGTTTTACGGTGGATAATGTACAAATGTCTGATCCCAACAATACGTACATCTTTGCCAATGAGCGTTTTAAGCGCAGCATCGTGGAAGTTCCCGGCGACCAGCCACTGGTTCATTCGCTGCAAAATGTGCCGCATGGCAAAGTGAGCTACCGGTACTACAAGTCAAGTACCCTGGACACTACCCGGACTTTGCTGGTGTACACCCCGCCGAATTTTGACCCAAAGGCTAAAACGCAGTACCCCGTTTTGTACCTGATTCATGGCGGGTCTGACACCGAAGAAACCTGGATCAAAGTGGGCCGAGCCAACCTGATTGCCGATAACCTCATTGCGCAGGGAAAAGCCAAACCGATGCTCATCGTGATGCCCTACGGCAATGTGCGTCCCGCGCCCATGGCCGACTTTACCAAAGATGTCGTGAACGATATTATTCCTTTCGTGGAAGCCAACTACCCGGTTATCAAGGACAGTAAAGGCCGGGCGGTGGCGGGTTTTTCAGTCGGTGGCGGACAGACGCTCAATATCGGCCTCACCAATCCTGACAAGTTTGCCTACGTATGCTCGTACGCACCCTATACCGCCACCGAAGAGTTCAAGAAGAATTTCAGCGATTGGTCGCCGAATGCCGATGCGATGAATAAGCAACTCAAACTTTTCACCGTCAGCGTGGGCACCGAAGATTTCCTTTACGAGCCCGTGAAACAAAACATCGCGATGTTTAACGAGAAAAAAATCAACGTGAAACCGCTCATCGTGCCGGGCGGCCATACCTGGATGAACTGCAAACTATATCTGGCTAACACCCTGCCGCAGCTTTTTAAGTGA
- a CDS encoding endo-1,4-beta-xylanase: MKKIFRLTLCVGTLLFSCVEPQAQPTLKAAYKDYFPIGVAVAPRNLTGPEADLIIQQFSSVTPENAMKMGPIHPEENRYFWKDADAIVDFAQKNGLKVRGHTLCWHNQTPRWFFTDAAGNQVSREVLLERLKQHITEVVGRYKGKIYAWDVVNEAVPDGGESIYRPSKFYEIIGEDYIEKAFEYAHAADPDAKLFYNDYNTENKTKRDKIFQIVKKLKDKKVPIHGVGLQGHWSIYEPTSQELEASIEKFASLGLDVQITELDLSVYPKEHARRAKKDTDTSELTEDMTKRQTAQYKMLFDTFRKHKGTLTGVTFWNVSDRSSWLDNFPVPGRKDYPLLFDQNYQPKEAFKAVVNF; encoded by the coding sequence ATGAAAAAGATATTCCGACTGACGCTTTGCGTAGGTACCCTGCTTTTCTCCTGCGTGGAACCCCAGGCGCAACCTACCCTGAAAGCCGCTTACAAAGACTACTTTCCCATAGGTGTCGCCGTTGCTCCCCGCAATCTGACGGGGCCGGAAGCTGATTTGATCATACAGCAATTCAGTAGCGTTACACCCGAAAATGCCATGAAAATGGGGCCGATCCACCCGGAAGAAAACCGCTATTTCTGGAAGGACGCCGACGCGATCGTCGATTTTGCCCAGAAGAACGGCTTGAAAGTACGAGGCCATACGCTTTGCTGGCACAATCAGACGCCCCGCTGGTTTTTCACGGATGCCGCCGGAAATCAGGTCAGCCGCGAGGTACTTCTGGAACGTTTGAAACAGCATATTACCGAGGTCGTCGGGCGCTATAAAGGCAAAATCTACGCCTGGGATGTGGTGAACGAAGCCGTTCCCGACGGCGGTGAAAGCATATATCGTCCGTCCAAATTTTACGAGATTATCGGAGAAGACTACATCGAAAAGGCCTTTGAATACGCCCACGCCGCCGATCCCGACGCCAAGCTTTTCTACAATGACTACAACACCGAAAACAAGACCAAGCGGGATAAGATATTTCAGATTGTCAAAAAACTGAAAGACAAGAAGGTACCCATCCACGGCGTAGGTCTGCAGGGCCACTGGTCCATTTACGAACCTACTTCTCAGGAGTTGGAAGCGTCTATTGAAAAGTTTGCCAGCCTGGGGCTCGACGTTCAGATTACGGAACTTGACCTGTCAGTGTACCCGAAAGAGCACGCGCGCCGGGCCAAAAAGGACACCGATACCAGCGAGCTGACCGAGGACATGACCAAAAGGCAAACCGCCCAGTACAAAATGCTCTTCGACACCTTCCGGAAACACAAAGGTACCCTGACGGGCGTGACGTTCTGGAATGTATCGGACCGCTCATCCTGGCTGGACAATTTCCCCGTGCCGGGTCGCAAGGATTATCCGCTGCTGTTTGACCAGAACTACCAACCTAAAGAAGCCTTCAAGGCGGTGGTTAATTTTTGA
- a CDS encoding FecR family protein, giving the protein MGHFPQRFSTVEDFLENAAFRRWVKERRAEDRAYWQEWLALNPEKRDLYENAVALYLAIQDSPVEQPDRQSTDTDHPVYTIGSARASVVNWNWMKWTAAAAILVGLLWWQLDTPLLKKIAGKEIAGADSVTINEWRTVANDTDGPEVTLLPENSSVLLSPGSQIRFRNSENSPLREVYLKGEGFFEVSKNPDKPFMVYTTNLTTKVLGTSFQVRSFDDEATSFVKVKTGKVTVFPTKSPKNQSFLNVNEQLTINTKSEKVEKQKQAVASETLTDIISNPFKFEFSPVPYVFDQLESTYHMPIRYDRNLLQNCTFTGQLDDVPFLEKIRLICLTIDSTFEIVDNQVVIQSRGCNLLPTP; this is encoded by the coding sequence ATGGGCCACTTTCCGCAGCGCTTTTCGACCGTCGAGGATTTTCTGGAAAATGCGGCATTCAGGCGCTGGGTAAAGGAACGGCGCGCCGAAGATCGGGCATATTGGCAAGAATGGCTGGCTCTGAACCCTGAGAAGAGAGACCTCTACGAAAATGCAGTTGCGCTCTATTTAGCTATTCAGGATAGTCCGGTCGAACAACCGGACCGACAAAGCACGGATACCGATCACCCGGTTTACACGATCGGTTCGGCCCGGGCATCGGTAGTGAACTGGAACTGGATGAAGTGGACTGCGGCGGCTGCAATCCTTGTCGGCCTGCTATGGTGGCAACTTGATACACCCCTACTGAAAAAAATAGCGGGGAAGGAAATAGCCGGAGCAGATTCTGTAACGATAAACGAGTGGAGAACAGTGGCCAACGACACCGATGGCCCGGAAGTGACTCTTTTACCCGAAAACTCGTCGGTACTCCTTTCCCCGGGTAGCCAGATACGATTCAGGAACAGTGAAAATAGCCCTTTACGAGAAGTATATCTGAAAGGAGAGGGTTTTTTTGAAGTTTCCAAAAATCCGGATAAACCGTTTATGGTTTATACTACAAATCTGACAACCAAGGTACTAGGTACCAGTTTTCAGGTACGCTCATTCGATGATGAAGCTACTTCCTTCGTAAAGGTCAAGACGGGTAAAGTGACCGTATTTCCAACGAAGTCCCCCAAAAATCAGTCGTTTCTGAATGTGAATGAGCAACTGACTATAAACACCAAGTCAGAAAAAGTAGAAAAGCAGAAGCAAGCGGTCGCAAGCGAAACTTTAACCGACATTATATCCAACCCATTTAAGTTTGAATTTAGTCCCGTTCCTTACGTATTCGATCAGTTGGAGTCTACGTACCATATGCCGATACGCTATGACCGGAATCTTCTTCAAAACTGCACCTTTACCGGCCAACTGGATGACGTTCCCTTCCTTGAGAAAATCCGCCTCATATGCCTGACCATCGACTCGACTTTTGAAATTGTAGACAATCAGGTAGTCATTCAGAGTCGAGGTTGCAACTTGTTACCAACGCCTTAA
- a CDS encoding alpha/beta hydrolase-fold protein, with translation MTRITLATFVVATFLSVTSFSQTSSTAIAEDFKPSSLNQPGQEYPQVNSQGYARFRINAPKADSVKVSLGLGGRGGTRLTKGADGFWTGTTEGPMDEGFHYYNVTVDGGKFNDPGAKNYYGSVRWESGIEIPAHDQEFYALKDVPHGHVQQILFPSKSTGTSRRAFVYTPPGYEKNQSTKYPVLYLQHGWGEDETAWSNQGHANLIMDNLIAEGKTKPFIIVMTYGMTNELKWGKLREFKIDPFQTVLTEELIPYVDANFRTLSNRDNRAMAGLSMGGMETKMITLNKPETFGYYGLLSGGLYNPDDLKDEPKPKLVFISCGSKERPEGVKKAVDDLKGAGYNAVSYVSEGTGHEFQTWRRSLHELAPLLFK, from the coding sequence ATGACCCGGATAACACTCGCTACCTTCGTCGTAGCCACCTTTCTGAGCGTAACCAGTTTTTCGCAGACAAGCTCAACGGCCATAGCGGAAGATTTCAAACCGTCCTCGCTGAATCAGCCGGGGCAGGAATACCCGCAGGTAAACTCCCAGGGCTACGCCCGGTTCCGAATCAACGCCCCCAAAGCGGATAGTGTGAAGGTAAGCCTGGGGCTGGGTGGCCGCGGGGGAACAAGGCTCACCAAAGGAGCTGACGGCTTTTGGACCGGCACCACGGAAGGCCCGATGGATGAAGGCTTTCACTACTACAACGTGACGGTTGATGGCGGCAAATTCAACGACCCCGGCGCCAAGAACTACTACGGGTCGGTACGGTGGGAGAGCGGTATCGAAATACCGGCCCACGATCAGGAATTCTACGCCCTGAAAGACGTCCCGCACGGTCATGTACAGCAGATTCTGTTTCCCTCCAAAAGTACCGGTACATCCCGCCGGGCGTTTGTGTACACCCCGCCGGGCTATGAGAAAAACCAGTCCACCAAGTACCCTGTATTGTACCTGCAACACGGCTGGGGCGAGGACGAAACGGCCTGGAGCAATCAGGGGCACGCAAACCTGATCATGGACAACCTGATTGCGGAAGGAAAAACGAAACCGTTTATTATCGTGATGACCTACGGCATGACCAACGAATTGAAGTGGGGAAAGCTACGGGAGTTTAAGATCGACCCCTTCCAGACGGTACTGACCGAAGAGTTGATTCCGTACGTGGATGCTAACTTCCGTACCCTGAGCAACCGGGATAACCGGGCGATGGCGGGTCTGTCGATGGGCGGTATGGAAACCAAAATGATTACCCTCAACAAGCCGGAAACATTTGGGTACTATGGCCTGCTCAGCGGTGGCCTCTACAATCCGGACGACCTGAAAGACGAGCCAAAACCGAAGCTTGTTTTCATTAGCTGCGGCAGCAAGGAACGCCCCGAAGGAGTAAAGAAAGCCGTCGATGACCTGAAAGGCGCAGGATACAACGCGGTTTCGTACGTTTCGGAGGGTACGGGGCACGAATTCCAGACCTGGCGCCGGAGTTTGCATGAACTCGCTCCGTTGCTGTTTAAGTAG
- a CDS encoding alpha/beta hydrolase-fold protein, which translates to MKISTFNLIISLLLVAGFAQSQPPRGPWVISPEVYADKSVTFRYLAPEAQVVKLSGQFLKAPSPMTKDAQGIWSVTVGPIAPDIYPYNFQVDGISVMDPANVAFFPNERFKASLVDIPGDTPLVHALKDVPHGTVSYEYYPSVSGTTGSLVVYTPPGYDKNPTKKYPVFYLISGTTDTEETFFKVGKVNFILDNLIAENKAKPMIIVMPYGNVAARVAEQRGAAKPADPTSRDGDDAVSRARAFENDLISQVIPYVDKNYRTEATRDSRAIGGFSRGGGQTLRAAFGNMDKFAWVCSYSSYLSPAEMDKSFGQIGSQPDQTNKQLKLLWVSVGKDDFLYNGTTEFMEYLKAKKVDFKPYISEGGHTWMNVKDYVAKSAPILFR; encoded by the coding sequence ATGAAAATCTCTACGTTTAACTTAATCATAAGCCTGCTTTTGGTAGCGGGCTTTGCCCAAAGCCAGCCGCCGCGGGGACCTTGGGTGATTTCTCCCGAAGTATACGCCGACAAATCCGTCACCTTCCGGTACCTGGCGCCTGAGGCCCAGGTAGTTAAACTGAGTGGTCAGTTTCTGAAAGCGCCCAGCCCGATGACTAAAGACGCTCAGGGGATCTGGAGCGTGACCGTCGGACCCATTGCTCCCGACATCTACCCCTACAATTTTCAGGTGGATGGTATTTCGGTGATGGACCCGGCCAACGTGGCCTTTTTCCCAAACGAGCGATTTAAGGCCAGTCTGGTGGATATTCCCGGCGATACGCCGCTGGTCCACGCCCTGAAAGATGTACCTCATGGGACTGTGAGCTACGAATACTACCCTTCGGTTTCGGGTACGACGGGTTCTCTGGTGGTTTATACACCGCCGGGATACGACAAAAATCCGACGAAAAAGTACCCGGTTTTTTACCTCATCAGCGGTACCACCGATACCGAGGAAACCTTTTTCAAAGTAGGCAAGGTCAACTTTATCCTGGACAACCTGATTGCGGAAAACAAAGCCAAACCCATGATCATTGTCATGCCGTACGGCAATGTGGCGGCCCGAGTAGCCGAACAAAGGGGAGCGGCAAAACCCGCCGATCCTACCAGCCGCGATGGGGACGATGCGGTGAGCCGCGCCAGGGCGTTTGAAAACGATTTGATCAGTCAGGTGATTCCCTACGTGGATAAGAATTATCGCACGGAAGCTACCCGCGACAGCCGCGCCATCGGTGGATTTTCGCGCGGGGGCGGCCAAACCCTGCGGGCGGCCTTCGGGAACATGGACAAATTTGCCTGGGTATGCAGTTACAGCTCCTACCTGTCGCCTGCGGAAATGGACAAAAGTTTCGGCCAGATCGGCAGTCAGCCCGACCAGACTAATAAACAATTGAAGCTACTGTGGGTCAGCGTCGGAAAGGATGATTTTCTGTACAACGGAACCACGGAATTTATGGAGTACCTCAAAGCCAAAAAGGTGGATTTCAAACCCTACATCAGCGAAGGGGGCCATACCTGGATGAATGTAAAAGATTACGTGGCCAAGTCCGCTCCCATACTTTTTCGATAA
- a CDS encoding RNA polymerase sigma factor, with product MKYEIQDQTLWKSFLEGENQALGQLLDRYHRMLKHYGLKFMVDESVVEDCIQDLFLQLHQNRIYINDTNSVKHYLLKSLRSHIIQHLRFQKRAAYEELDWDSSVADEADSETLMIRRESLEQLTRQMKAKLATLPDREREALYLRYYENLSIPEIAEVMQVNRQSVSNFLQKALCKLRNQWIGPALLMICILL from the coding sequence ATGAAATACGAGATCCAGGACCAAACACTGTGGAAATCATTTCTGGAGGGCGAAAATCAGGCCCTGGGTCAATTATTGGACCGGTATCACCGCATGCTCAAGCACTATGGGCTAAAATTCATGGTGGACGAGTCGGTTGTTGAAGACTGCATACAGGACCTGTTTTTACAGTTGCACCAAAATCGTATTTACATAAACGATACCAATTCCGTAAAGCACTACTTACTGAAATCACTGCGGAGCCATATCATTCAACATTTGCGGTTTCAAAAGCGGGCCGCTTACGAGGAGCTGGACTGGGATAGCTCGGTCGCTGATGAAGCAGACTCCGAAACACTGATGATCCGGCGGGAATCCCTGGAGCAGCTAACCAGGCAAATGAAAGCCAAACTGGCTACCCTACCCGACCGGGAGCGGGAAGCCCTGTATCTGCGATACTACGAAAATCTGTCAATACCTGAAATAGCAGAGGTCATGCAGGTGAATCGTCAGTCGGTCTCCAATTTCCTGCAGAAAGCACTCTGCAAACTTCGTAATCAATGGATTGGGCCTGCACTACTTATGATTTGTATTTTATTATAA